A window from Drosophila miranda strain MSH22 chromosome Y unlocalized genomic scaffold, D.miranda_PacBio2.1 Contig_Y2_pilon, whole genome shotgun sequence encodes these proteins:
- the LOC108160607 gene encoding DNA replication inhibitor plutonium-like, producing the protein MPRMNALNCVGQNDLVSLRIICTMARNREYNVEELDKYGNTALLKACYLGRFECARTLLEFGANIYAVNYFGQNALTLATYSGNYPLVRELLQRRSYKDFNLSSLIPASCVAAMQSHVDIEYFMKVDSSGAHDQTVHGLGVYDLHEMVEKAKKIDQQMQSSQPTFIHHRFR; encoded by the exons ATGCCTAGAATGAATG CTCTCAACTGCGTTGGACAAAACGATTTGGTGTCCTTGCGCATCATTTGCACTATGGCGCGCAACCGAGAGTACAATGTGGAAGAACTGGACAAGTACGGGAACACGGCCTTGCTGAAGGCTTGCTATTTGGGGCGCTTCGAATGCGCTCGCACGCTTTTGGAGTTTGGAGCTAATATTTACGCGGTTAATTACTTTGGACAAAATGCATTAACCTTGGCCACCTACTCTGGAAATTATCCTTTAGTTCGTGAGCTACTGCAACGCCGTTCCTACAAGGATTTTAATCTGTCTTCGCTTATTCCCGCCTCTTGTGTAGCTGCAATGCAAAGCCATGTCGATATTGAATACTTTATGAAAGTGGATTCAAGTGGTGCGCACGATCAGACGGTGCACG GTCTTGGCGTATACGATTTGCACGAAATGGTGGAAAAGGCTAAGAAGATAGATCAACAAATGCAGTCCTCTCAGCCCACCTTTATCCACCATCGCTTCCGCTAA
- the LOC117193688 gene encoding proliferating cell nuclear antigen-like — protein sequence MFEARLGQATILKKILEATFDCSDSGIQLQAMDNSHVSLVSLTLRSDGFDKFRCDRNLSMGMNLGSMAKILKCANNEDNVTMKAQDNADTVTIMFESANQEKVSDYEMKLMNLDQEHLGIPETDFSCVVRMPAMEFARICRDLSQFSESVVICCTKDSNKFSASGDVGTANIKLAQTGNVDKEEESVTIEMQEPVTLTFACRYLNAFTKATPLSTQVQLSMCADVPLVVEYAIKDLGHIRYYLAPKIEDNET from the exons ATGTTCGAGGCACGTTTGGGACAAGCTACAATTCTGAAGAAGATTCTCGAGGCCACCTTCGACTGCAGCGATTCGGGGATTCAG CTGCAAGCCATGGACAACTCTCATGTGTCTTTGGTGTCGCTGACGCTGCGATCCGATGGATTTGACAAGTTCCGCTGTGATCGCAATCTTTCAATGGGCATGAATCTGGGAAGCATGGCCAAAATTCTGAAGTGTGCCAACAACGAGGACAACGTGACGATGAAAGCGCAGGATAATGCGGACACAGTTACCATCATGTTCGAGTCGGCTAATCAGGAGAAGGTCTCCGACTATGAGATGAAACTAATGAATCTCGATCAGGAGCATTTGGGCATACCGGAAACGGACTTTTCTTGTGTAGTCCGTATGCCGGCCATGGAGTTTGCTCGCATTTGCCGTGACTTGTCCCAGTTCAGCGAATCGGTAGTCATTTGCTGTACCAAAGATAGTAACAAATTCTCGGCCAGCGGTGATGTGGGTACTGCCAACATTAAGCTGGCCCAAACTGGCAACGTGGATAAGGAGGAGGAGTCCGTCACCATTGAAATGCAGGAGCCAGTGACGCTTACATTCGCTTGTCGTTACCTGAATGCCTTCACAAAAGCCACTCCATTGTCCACCCAAGTGCAGCTGTCGATGTGCGCAGATGTGCCCCTGGTGGTGGAGTATGCAATCAAGGATCTGGGCCACATACGCTACTACCTGGCGCCCAAGATCGAAGACAACGAGACATAA